One genomic window of Struthio camelus isolate bStrCam1 chromosome 1, bStrCam1.hap1, whole genome shotgun sequence includes the following:
- the MGAT3 gene encoding beta-1,4-mannosyl-glycoprotein 4-beta-N-acetylglucosaminyltransferase isoform X2, whose amino-acid sequence MRARHLPPRRILPTAPTFHTVQEEGRDAKGCKEYFVLQRCAPSKATARMKMRRHKLFLTLCMAGLCLISFLHFLKALSYVTFPRELASLSPNLVSSFFWNNAPVTPQVSPEPGGAEFLRTPLYSHSPLLQPLPPSRASEELHRVEFVLPEDTTEYFVRTKAGGVCFKPGTKVLEKPPVGGRPEERADGAASGRPARKPLSASGAKRRKWVECVCLPGWHGPSCGVPTVVQYSNLPTKDRLVPREIPRRVINAINVNHEFDLLDVRFHELGDVVDAFVVCESNFTAYGEPRPLKFREMLLNGSFDYIRHKVLYVFLDHFPPGGRQDGWIADDYLRTFLTRDGVSRLRNLRPDDVFIIDDADEIPARDGVLFLKLYDGWTEPFAFHMRKSLYGFFWKQPGTLEVVSGCTMGMLQAVYATDGIRLRRREYYTMPGFRQYENSTGHILVQWSLGSPLHFAGWHCSWCFTPEGIYFKLVSAQNGDFPRWGDYEDKRDLNYIRELIRTGGWFDGSTQEYPPADPKEQMYAPKYLLKNYQRFHYLLENPYRRAEGPG is encoded by the exons ATGCGTGCCAGGCACCTCCCCCCCCGGAGGATCTTGCCCACTGCACCCACCTTTCACACTGTCCAAGAGGAAGGAAGGGATGCCAAGGGATGCAAAGAATATTTTGTGCTTCAAAGATGTGCACCCAGCAAGGCAACAGCACG GATGAAGATGAGACGCCATAAGCTCTTTCTGACTCTCTGCATGGCTGGTCTCTGCCTCATCTCCTTCTTGCACTTCCTCAAGGCCCTTTCCTATGTCACCTTCCCCCGGGAGCTAGCTTCACTTAGTCCCAACCTCGTCTCCAGCTTCTTTTGGAACAATGCACCTGTCACACCTCAGGTTAGCCCTGAGCCAGGGGGTGCAGAGTTCCTCCGCACACCCCTGTACTCCCACTCCCCCTTGCTCCAGCCCCTACCTCCCAGCAGAGCCAGCGAAGAGCTGCACAGAGTTGAGTTTGTGCTCCCAGAAGATACAACAGAATATTTTGTCCGTACCAAAGCTGGTGGCGTTTGCTTTAAACCAGGCACCAAGGTGTTGGAGAAGCCACCCGTGGGAGGGCGGCCAGAGGAGCGAGCAGATGGCGCTGCCTCAGGGCGGCCCGCTCGCAAGCCGCTAAGTGCCAGCGGGGCCAAGCGGCGCAAGTGGGTAGAGTGTGTGTGCTTGCCAGGCTGGCATGGCCCAAGCTGTGGGGTCCCCACTGTAGTCCAGTACTCCAACCTGCCCACCAAGGACCGCCTCGTGCCACGTGAGATCCCCCGGCGGGTCATCAACGCTATCAATGTCAATCATGAGTTTGACCTGCTGGATGTCCGCTTCCACGAGCTGGGAGACGTGGTGGACGCCTTTGTGGTATGTGAGTCGAACTTCACGGCCTATGGTGAGCCACGGCCCCTCAAGTTCCGCGAGATGCTCCTCAATGGCTCCTTCGACTACATCCGCCACAAGGTGCTCTACGTCTTCCTGGACCATTTTCCCCCCGGTGGCCGCCAGGACGGCTGGATTGCTGATGATTACCTGCGCACCTTTCTCACCCGGGATGGTGTCTCTCGCCTCCGCAACCTACGCCCGGATGATGTCTTCATCATCGATGATGCCGATGAGATCCCAGCCCGCGATGGTGTCCTCTTCCTCAAGCTCTATGACGGCTGGACAGAGCCTTTTGCCTTTCACATGCGGAAGTCACTCTACGGCTTCTTCTGGAAGCAACCAGGTACCTTGGAGGTGGTTTCAGGCTGCACCATGGGAATGCTACAGGCTGTGTATGCCACCGATGGGATCCGTCTGCGGCGCCGTGAGTATTACACCATGCCTGGCTTCCGGCAGTATGAGAACAGCACAGGACACATCCTGGTGCAGTGGTCGCTGGGCAGCCCCCTCCACTTTGCTGGCTGGCACTGCTCCTGGTGTTTCACACCGGAGGGGATCTACTTCAAGCTGGTATCAGCCCAGAATGGGGACTTCCCCCGCTGGGGTGACTATGAGGATAAACGAGACCTCAATTATATTCGAGAGCTGATCCGGACTGGTGGCTGGTTTGATGGTTCTACGCAGGAGTATCCACCCGCTGACCCCAAGGAGCAGATGTACGCTCCCAAATACCTGCTGAAGAACTACCAACGATTCCACTACTTGTTGGAGAACCCCTACCGAAGAGCAGAAGGGCCTGGGTGA
- the MGAT3 gene encoding beta-1,4-mannosyl-glycoprotein 4-beta-N-acetylglucosaminyltransferase isoform X4, whose amino-acid sequence MKMRRHKLFLTLCMAGLCLISFLHFLKALSYVTFPRELASLSPNLVSSFFWNNAPVTPQVSPEPGGAEFLRTPLYSHSPLLQPLPPSRASEELHRVEFVLPEDTTEYFVRTKAGGVCFKPGTKVLEKPPVGGRPEERADGAASGRPARKPLSASGAKRRKWVECVCLPGWHGPSCGVPTVVQYSNLPTKDRLVPREIPRRVINAINVNHEFDLLDVRFHELGDVVDAFVVCESNFTAYGEPRPLKFREMLLNGSFDYIRHKVLYVFLDHFPPGGRQDGWIADDYLRTFLTRDGVSRLRNLRPDDVFIIDDADEIPARDGVLFLKLYDGWTEPFAFHMRKSLYGFFWKQPGTLEVVSGCTMGMLQAVYATDGIRLRRREYYTMPGFRQYENSTGHILVQWSLGSPLHFAGWHCSWCFTPEGIYFKLVSAQNGDFPRWGDYEDKRDLNYIRELIRTGGWFDGSTQEYPPADPKEQMYAPKYLLKNYQRFHYLLENPYRRAEGPG is encoded by the coding sequence ATGAAGATGAGACGCCATAAGCTCTTTCTGACTCTCTGCATGGCTGGTCTCTGCCTCATCTCCTTCTTGCACTTCCTCAAGGCCCTTTCCTATGTCACCTTCCCCCGGGAGCTAGCTTCACTTAGTCCCAACCTCGTCTCCAGCTTCTTTTGGAACAATGCACCTGTCACACCTCAGGTTAGCCCTGAGCCAGGGGGTGCAGAGTTCCTCCGCACACCCCTGTACTCCCACTCCCCCTTGCTCCAGCCCCTACCTCCCAGCAGAGCCAGCGAAGAGCTGCACAGAGTTGAGTTTGTGCTCCCAGAAGATACAACAGAATATTTTGTCCGTACCAAAGCTGGTGGCGTTTGCTTTAAACCAGGCACCAAGGTGTTGGAGAAGCCACCCGTGGGAGGGCGGCCAGAGGAGCGAGCAGATGGCGCTGCCTCAGGGCGGCCCGCTCGCAAGCCGCTAAGTGCCAGCGGGGCCAAGCGGCGCAAGTGGGTAGAGTGTGTGTGCTTGCCAGGCTGGCATGGCCCAAGCTGTGGGGTCCCCACTGTAGTCCAGTACTCCAACCTGCCCACCAAGGACCGCCTCGTGCCACGTGAGATCCCCCGGCGGGTCATCAACGCTATCAATGTCAATCATGAGTTTGACCTGCTGGATGTCCGCTTCCACGAGCTGGGAGACGTGGTGGACGCCTTTGTGGTATGTGAGTCGAACTTCACGGCCTATGGTGAGCCACGGCCCCTCAAGTTCCGCGAGATGCTCCTCAATGGCTCCTTCGACTACATCCGCCACAAGGTGCTCTACGTCTTCCTGGACCATTTTCCCCCCGGTGGCCGCCAGGACGGCTGGATTGCTGATGATTACCTGCGCACCTTTCTCACCCGGGATGGTGTCTCTCGCCTCCGCAACCTACGCCCGGATGATGTCTTCATCATCGATGATGCCGATGAGATCCCAGCCCGCGATGGTGTCCTCTTCCTCAAGCTCTATGACGGCTGGACAGAGCCTTTTGCCTTTCACATGCGGAAGTCACTCTACGGCTTCTTCTGGAAGCAACCAGGTACCTTGGAGGTGGTTTCAGGCTGCACCATGGGAATGCTACAGGCTGTGTATGCCACCGATGGGATCCGTCTGCGGCGCCGTGAGTATTACACCATGCCTGGCTTCCGGCAGTATGAGAACAGCACAGGACACATCCTGGTGCAGTGGTCGCTGGGCAGCCCCCTCCACTTTGCTGGCTGGCACTGCTCCTGGTGTTTCACACCGGAGGGGATCTACTTCAAGCTGGTATCAGCCCAGAATGGGGACTTCCCCCGCTGGGGTGACTATGAGGATAAACGAGACCTCAATTATATTCGAGAGCTGATCCGGACTGGTGGCTGGTTTGATGGTTCTACGCAGGAGTATCCACCCGCTGACCCCAAGGAGCAGATGTACGCTCCCAAATACCTGCTGAAGAACTACCAACGATTCCACTACTTGTTGGAGAACCCCTACCGAAGAGCAGAAGGGCCTGGGTGA
- the MGAT3 gene encoding beta-1,4-mannosyl-glycoprotein 4-beta-N-acetylglucosaminyltransferase isoform X1, translating into MPRDAKNILCFKDVHPARQQHEVFINDCAGCVIPVQELWSLEGEEEPDPARRSGTRSRGALMSHPTLAACMAERSSWMKMRRHKLFLTLCMAGLCLISFLHFLKALSYVTFPRELASLSPNLVSSFFWNNAPVTPQVSPEPGGAEFLRTPLYSHSPLLQPLPPSRASEELHRVEFVLPEDTTEYFVRTKAGGVCFKPGTKVLEKPPVGGRPEERADGAASGRPARKPLSASGAKRRKWVECVCLPGWHGPSCGVPTVVQYSNLPTKDRLVPREIPRRVINAINVNHEFDLLDVRFHELGDVVDAFVVCESNFTAYGEPRPLKFREMLLNGSFDYIRHKVLYVFLDHFPPGGRQDGWIADDYLRTFLTRDGVSRLRNLRPDDVFIIDDADEIPARDGVLFLKLYDGWTEPFAFHMRKSLYGFFWKQPGTLEVVSGCTMGMLQAVYATDGIRLRRREYYTMPGFRQYENSTGHILVQWSLGSPLHFAGWHCSWCFTPEGIYFKLVSAQNGDFPRWGDYEDKRDLNYIRELIRTGGWFDGSTQEYPPADPKEQMYAPKYLLKNYQRFHYLLENPYRRAEGPG; encoded by the exons ATGCCAAGGGATGCAAAGAATATTTTGTGCTTCAAAGATGTGCACCCAGCAAGGCAACAGCACG AGGTTTTTATTAACGACTGCGCGGGATGCGTCATTCCCGTACAAGAACTTTGGTCCTTagagggggaggaggagccgGATCCTGCACGCAGAAGTGGCACCCGCAGCCGCGGAGCCCTGATGAGCCACCCCACCTTGGCAGCCTGCATGGCAGAGAGGTCCAGCTG GATGAAGATGAGACGCCATAAGCTCTTTCTGACTCTCTGCATGGCTGGTCTCTGCCTCATCTCCTTCTTGCACTTCCTCAAGGCCCTTTCCTATGTCACCTTCCCCCGGGAGCTAGCTTCACTTAGTCCCAACCTCGTCTCCAGCTTCTTTTGGAACAATGCACCTGTCACACCTCAGGTTAGCCCTGAGCCAGGGGGTGCAGAGTTCCTCCGCACACCCCTGTACTCCCACTCCCCCTTGCTCCAGCCCCTACCTCCCAGCAGAGCCAGCGAAGAGCTGCACAGAGTTGAGTTTGTGCTCCCAGAAGATACAACAGAATATTTTGTCCGTACCAAAGCTGGTGGCGTTTGCTTTAAACCAGGCACCAAGGTGTTGGAGAAGCCACCCGTGGGAGGGCGGCCAGAGGAGCGAGCAGATGGCGCTGCCTCAGGGCGGCCCGCTCGCAAGCCGCTAAGTGCCAGCGGGGCCAAGCGGCGCAAGTGGGTAGAGTGTGTGTGCTTGCCAGGCTGGCATGGCCCAAGCTGTGGGGTCCCCACTGTAGTCCAGTACTCCAACCTGCCCACCAAGGACCGCCTCGTGCCACGTGAGATCCCCCGGCGGGTCATCAACGCTATCAATGTCAATCATGAGTTTGACCTGCTGGATGTCCGCTTCCACGAGCTGGGAGACGTGGTGGACGCCTTTGTGGTATGTGAGTCGAACTTCACGGCCTATGGTGAGCCACGGCCCCTCAAGTTCCGCGAGATGCTCCTCAATGGCTCCTTCGACTACATCCGCCACAAGGTGCTCTACGTCTTCCTGGACCATTTTCCCCCCGGTGGCCGCCAGGACGGCTGGATTGCTGATGATTACCTGCGCACCTTTCTCACCCGGGATGGTGTCTCTCGCCTCCGCAACCTACGCCCGGATGATGTCTTCATCATCGATGATGCCGATGAGATCCCAGCCCGCGATGGTGTCCTCTTCCTCAAGCTCTATGACGGCTGGACAGAGCCTTTTGCCTTTCACATGCGGAAGTCACTCTACGGCTTCTTCTGGAAGCAACCAGGTACCTTGGAGGTGGTTTCAGGCTGCACCATGGGAATGCTACAGGCTGTGTATGCCACCGATGGGATCCGTCTGCGGCGCCGTGAGTATTACACCATGCCTGGCTTCCGGCAGTATGAGAACAGCACAGGACACATCCTGGTGCAGTGGTCGCTGGGCAGCCCCCTCCACTTTGCTGGCTGGCACTGCTCCTGGTGTTTCACACCGGAGGGGATCTACTTCAAGCTGGTATCAGCCCAGAATGGGGACTTCCCCCGCTGGGGTGACTATGAGGATAAACGAGACCTCAATTATATTCGAGAGCTGATCCGGACTGGTGGCTGGTTTGATGGTTCTACGCAGGAGTATCCACCCGCTGACCCCAAGGAGCAGATGTACGCTCCCAAATACCTGCTGAAGAACTACCAACGATTCCACTACTTGTTGGAGAACCCCTACCGAAGAGCAGAAGGGCCTGGGTGA
- the MGAT3 gene encoding beta-1,4-mannosyl-glycoprotein 4-beta-N-acetylglucosaminyltransferase isoform X3 produces the protein MSHPTLAACMAERSSWMKMRRHKLFLTLCMAGLCLISFLHFLKALSYVTFPRELASLSPNLVSSFFWNNAPVTPQVSPEPGGAEFLRTPLYSHSPLLQPLPPSRASEELHRVEFVLPEDTTEYFVRTKAGGVCFKPGTKVLEKPPVGGRPEERADGAASGRPARKPLSASGAKRRKWVECVCLPGWHGPSCGVPTVVQYSNLPTKDRLVPREIPRRVINAINVNHEFDLLDVRFHELGDVVDAFVVCESNFTAYGEPRPLKFREMLLNGSFDYIRHKVLYVFLDHFPPGGRQDGWIADDYLRTFLTRDGVSRLRNLRPDDVFIIDDADEIPARDGVLFLKLYDGWTEPFAFHMRKSLYGFFWKQPGTLEVVSGCTMGMLQAVYATDGIRLRRREYYTMPGFRQYENSTGHILVQWSLGSPLHFAGWHCSWCFTPEGIYFKLVSAQNGDFPRWGDYEDKRDLNYIRELIRTGGWFDGSTQEYPPADPKEQMYAPKYLLKNYQRFHYLLENPYRRAEGPG, from the exons ATGAGCCACCCCACCTTGGCAGCCTGCATGGCAGAGAGGTCCAGCTG GATGAAGATGAGACGCCATAAGCTCTTTCTGACTCTCTGCATGGCTGGTCTCTGCCTCATCTCCTTCTTGCACTTCCTCAAGGCCCTTTCCTATGTCACCTTCCCCCGGGAGCTAGCTTCACTTAGTCCCAACCTCGTCTCCAGCTTCTTTTGGAACAATGCACCTGTCACACCTCAGGTTAGCCCTGAGCCAGGGGGTGCAGAGTTCCTCCGCACACCCCTGTACTCCCACTCCCCCTTGCTCCAGCCCCTACCTCCCAGCAGAGCCAGCGAAGAGCTGCACAGAGTTGAGTTTGTGCTCCCAGAAGATACAACAGAATATTTTGTCCGTACCAAAGCTGGTGGCGTTTGCTTTAAACCAGGCACCAAGGTGTTGGAGAAGCCACCCGTGGGAGGGCGGCCAGAGGAGCGAGCAGATGGCGCTGCCTCAGGGCGGCCCGCTCGCAAGCCGCTAAGTGCCAGCGGGGCCAAGCGGCGCAAGTGGGTAGAGTGTGTGTGCTTGCCAGGCTGGCATGGCCCAAGCTGTGGGGTCCCCACTGTAGTCCAGTACTCCAACCTGCCCACCAAGGACCGCCTCGTGCCACGTGAGATCCCCCGGCGGGTCATCAACGCTATCAATGTCAATCATGAGTTTGACCTGCTGGATGTCCGCTTCCACGAGCTGGGAGACGTGGTGGACGCCTTTGTGGTATGTGAGTCGAACTTCACGGCCTATGGTGAGCCACGGCCCCTCAAGTTCCGCGAGATGCTCCTCAATGGCTCCTTCGACTACATCCGCCACAAGGTGCTCTACGTCTTCCTGGACCATTTTCCCCCCGGTGGCCGCCAGGACGGCTGGATTGCTGATGATTACCTGCGCACCTTTCTCACCCGGGATGGTGTCTCTCGCCTCCGCAACCTACGCCCGGATGATGTCTTCATCATCGATGATGCCGATGAGATCCCAGCCCGCGATGGTGTCCTCTTCCTCAAGCTCTATGACGGCTGGACAGAGCCTTTTGCCTTTCACATGCGGAAGTCACTCTACGGCTTCTTCTGGAAGCAACCAGGTACCTTGGAGGTGGTTTCAGGCTGCACCATGGGAATGCTACAGGCTGTGTATGCCACCGATGGGATCCGTCTGCGGCGCCGTGAGTATTACACCATGCCTGGCTTCCGGCAGTATGAGAACAGCACAGGACACATCCTGGTGCAGTGGTCGCTGGGCAGCCCCCTCCACTTTGCTGGCTGGCACTGCTCCTGGTGTTTCACACCGGAGGGGATCTACTTCAAGCTGGTATCAGCCCAGAATGGGGACTTCCCCCGCTGGGGTGACTATGAGGATAAACGAGACCTCAATTATATTCGAGAGCTGATCCGGACTGGTGGCTGGTTTGATGGTTCTACGCAGGAGTATCCACCCGCTGACCCCAAGGAGCAGATGTACGCTCCCAAATACCTGCTGAAGAACTACCAACGATTCCACTACTTGTTGGAGAACCCCTACCGAAGAGCAGAAGGGCCTGGGTGA